A genomic segment from Yimella sp. cx-51 encodes:
- a CDS encoding phage holin family protein, whose protein sequence is MKNFLIRLVVNAVALWAAAGLISGIHLAEGAADNSAKIRTILLVALVFGVINALLKPIATFFSFPVIIVTLGLFMIIVNAAMLQLTSWFAGKLDLAFHVDHFFWDAVLGACVIAVVGMIANMVLPEKHEV, encoded by the coding sequence ATGAAGAACTTCCTGATCCGACTCGTCGTCAACGCCGTCGCGCTCTGGGCCGCCGCCGGACTGATCTCCGGTATCCACCTGGCCGAGGGCGCGGCCGACAACTCCGCGAAGATCAGGACGATCCTGCTCGTCGCGTTGGTCTTCGGGGTCATCAACGCCCTGCTGAAGCCGATCGCCACCTTCTTCTCGTTCCCGGTGATCATCGTGACGCTGGGTCTGTTCATGATCATCGTCAACGCGGCGATGCTGCAGCTCACCTCGTGGTTCGCCGGCAAGCTCGACCTCGCCTTCCACGTCGACCACTTCTTCTGGGACGCCGTGCTCGGCGCGTGCGTCATCGCGGTGGTCGGCATGATCGCCAACATGGTGTTGCCGGAGAAGCACGAGGTCTGA
- a CDS encoding NUDIX hydrolase, which yields MSDDLTIRTAGDEYEIVSAGAVIGTTSVSDDGGLTWHFDDVDERLAVRGLDAMVEHAFGELGLHRVQGRVASDDKPNLRIASRAGLRKEGVVRGGGGDGVDLVQFARVATDPPLADRSTFTAVLNSTLPTKRCIAQAIVRDEQGRILLCELVYKCFWDLPGGVVDPHESPATAVVRELKEELEVDATVTGLAAVSWLPPWRGWDDATLFVFDVELDSPPQSLQPREIRAVHWVAPHDLGQHVADYTVRVVEQALASDVPVYLEDGRPLDQ from the coding sequence GTGAGTGACGACCTGACGATTCGAACTGCCGGCGACGAGTACGAGATCGTCTCGGCCGGTGCGGTGATCGGCACGACGTCGGTCTCGGACGATGGCGGGCTCACCTGGCACTTCGACGACGTGGACGAGCGGCTCGCCGTCCGCGGTCTCGACGCAATGGTCGAGCACGCCTTCGGTGAACTCGGGCTGCACCGCGTGCAGGGGCGGGTGGCGTCCGACGACAAGCCCAACCTGCGCATCGCCTCGCGCGCCGGATTGCGCAAGGAAGGCGTTGTCCGCGGCGGCGGGGGTGACGGCGTCGATCTCGTCCAATTCGCTCGGGTGGCAACCGATCCGCCCCTGGCCGACCGATCGACGTTCACCGCCGTCCTCAACTCCACGCTGCCCACCAAGCGCTGCATCGCGCAGGCAATCGTCCGCGACGAGCAGGGCCGGATCCTGTTGTGCGAGTTGGTCTACAAGTGTTTCTGGGATCTTCCCGGCGGCGTCGTCGACCCCCACGAATCACCCGCTACGGCTGTCGTGCGGGAGCTGAAGGAAGAGCTGGAAGTCGACGCCACCGTCACCGGGCTCGCCGCCGTCAGCTGGTTGCCGCCGTGGCGCGGGTGGGACGACGCGACGTTGTTCGTCTTCGATGTCGAGCTGGACAGTCCGCCGCAATCGTTGCAGCCCAGGGAGATTCGTGCCGTCCACTGGGTGGCGCCGCACGACCTGGGGCAGCACGTCGCCGACTACACCGTGCGGGTGGTCGAGCAGGCGCTCGCGTCCGACGTCCCGGTCTACCTGGAGGACGGCCGCCCGCTCGACCAGTGA
- the paaN gene encoding phenylacetic acid degradation protein PaaN codes for MRRVTAADNATATPEKTAEHVLDEAHKALAERSYYSRYPESPSPRVYGENAAAEGLSAYESLLGKKFEGLAGAFDGEWVGEEKSPYGPTLDVAYPHLDVKGAMDAAGAAMPSWRNAGPRRRAVVLVEALEQLNKRSFEIANAVQHTSGQPFVMAFQAGGPQAQDRGLEAVAAAYVEQARVPASVTWEKPGRGEPTRMQKDYHVVARGVGLVIGCNTFPTWNAYPGIFASLATGNPVVIKPHPSAVLPLAITVEVLQKVLRDNGFHPELVQLAPEAQGEGLAKVLAERPEVKIIDYTGGPSFGAWLEREGAARGQQVYTEKAGVNTVVVDSTDNVKAMLGNLAFSLSLYTGQMCTTPQNIYLPKAGIDTDEGHLSFEEFGTKLAGAIGGLTGDDAKAVEVLGATVNDDVRARAGSLDKIASDAGGSVVADSREVTHPKYPDAVVRTPGLIGVDVEASDAYTTEQFGPVTFLIGTDGTEQSLATFRDTVRQHGAMTAAVYSTDEGVLDQAREAAMDAGVALSENLLGQVFVNQTAAFSDYHGTGANPAANAAYADSAFVAGRFRVITTRRHV; via the coding sequence ATGAGACGCGTGACTGCTGCAGACAACGCCACCGCCACGCCCGAGAAGACCGCCGAGCACGTGCTCGACGAGGCCCACAAGGCACTCGCCGAGCGCTCCTACTACTCGCGTTATCCCGAGTCGCCGTCTCCGCGGGTCTACGGCGAAAACGCTGCCGCTGAAGGACTTTCGGCGTATGAGTCGTTGCTCGGCAAGAAGTTCGAGGGTCTTGCTGGCGCCTTCGACGGCGAGTGGGTCGGCGAAGAGAAGTCACCGTACGGCCCGACGCTGGACGTTGCCTATCCCCACCTCGACGTGAAGGGGGCGATGGACGCCGCGGGCGCAGCCATGCCGTCCTGGCGGAACGCCGGCCCCCGCCGTCGTGCGGTGGTGCTCGTCGAGGCGCTGGAGCAGCTCAATAAGCGGTCGTTCGAGATCGCCAACGCCGTGCAGCACACCTCTGGCCAGCCCTTCGTGATGGCCTTCCAAGCCGGCGGCCCGCAGGCGCAGGACCGCGGCCTCGAAGCAGTTGCGGCTGCGTACGTCGAGCAGGCGCGCGTGCCGGCGAGTGTCACCTGGGAGAAGCCGGGACGCGGCGAACCGACGCGGATGCAGAAGGACTACCACGTGGTGGCGCGCGGCGTCGGCCTCGTGATCGGCTGCAACACCTTCCCCACCTGGAACGCCTACCCGGGCATCTTCGCCTCGTTGGCCACCGGCAACCCGGTCGTCATCAAGCCGCACCCGAGCGCCGTCCTGCCGCTCGCGATCACCGTCGAGGTGTTGCAGAAGGTGTTGCGCGACAACGGTTTCCACCCCGAGCTCGTGCAGTTGGCGCCGGAGGCCCAGGGGGAGGGGCTGGCGAAGGTGCTGGCCGAGCGTCCCGAGGTGAAGATCATCGACTACACCGGTGGCCCCAGCTTCGGTGCGTGGTTGGAGCGTGAGGGTGCGGCGCGCGGTCAGCAGGTCTACACCGAGAAGGCCGGCGTCAACACCGTCGTGGTCGATTCCACCGACAACGTGAAGGCGATGCTGGGCAACCTGGCCTTCTCGCTCAGCCTCTACACCGGGCAGATGTGCACCACCCCGCAGAACATCTACCTGCCCAAGGCCGGCATCGACACCGACGAAGGTCACCTGTCGTTCGAGGAGTTCGGCACCAAGTTGGCCGGCGCGATCGGCGGCCTCACCGGCGATGACGCCAAGGCGGTCGAGGTGCTCGGCGCCACCGTCAACGACGACGTGCGCGCCCGGGCCGGTTCGCTCGACAAGATCGCCTCCGACGCCGGTGGCTCGGTCGTGGCCGATTCGCGCGAGGTGACCCACCCGAAGTACCCGGACGCCGTCGTCCGCACCCCGGGCCTGATCGGTGTCGACGTCGAAGCCTCGGACGCCTACACCACCGAACAGTTCGGCCCCGTCACCTTCCTGATCGGCACCGACGGCACCGAGCAGTCGCTGGCGACCTTCCGCGACACCGTGCGCCAGCACGGCGCCATGACCGCGGCGGTCTACTCCACCGATGAAGGCGTGCTCGACCAGGCACGCGAAGCAGCGATGGACGCAGGGGTCGCGCTCTCGGAGAACCTGCTCGGCCAGGTCTTCGTCAACCAGACGGCAGCGTTCAGCGATTACCACGGCACCGGCGCCAACCCGGCGGCCAACGCGGCCTACGCCGACAGCGCCTTCGTGGCCGGACGCTTCCGGGTGATCACCACGCGACGCCACGTCTGA
- a CDS encoding hotdog fold thioesterase: MASSDLSHVRKMWRDDRASAALGIELVDVGVRDGLGFAETTMPIGREEVNGHDIAHGGYLFTLADSTFALACNASGQLTVASGADISFIASARLGDELRCVAVERARFGRSGITDVTVTRVADGALIAEFRGRSRSLPDRIAQKERS; this comes from the coding sequence ATGGCTTCATCGGATCTCTCCCACGTCCGCAAGATGTGGCGCGACGATCGCGCCTCGGCAGCGCTCGGCATCGAGTTGGTCGATGTCGGAGTGCGCGACGGCCTCGGGTTCGCCGAGACGACCATGCCGATCGGACGCGAGGAGGTGAACGGCCACGACATCGCCCACGGCGGCTACCTCTTCACCCTCGCCGACTCCACCTTCGCGTTGGCCTGCAATGCCTCCGGCCAGCTGACCGTGGCCTCCGGAGCCGACATCAGCTTCATCGCCAGCGCCCGCCTGGGTGACGAATTGCGTTGTGTCGCAGTCGAACGCGCCCGCTTCGGGCGCAGCGGCATCACCGACGTCACCGTCACCCGGGTGGCTGACGGAGCCCTCATCGCCGAGTTCCGTGGCCGTTCGCGCTCTCTGCCCGACCGCATCGCACAGAAGGAGCGCTCATGA